One stretch of Limnohabitans sp. DNA includes these proteins:
- a CDS encoding type B 50S ribosomal protein L31, with amino-acid sequence MKDGIHPNYREVCFQDMSNGFKFVTRSCANTKEMIKMEDGRELPLYKLDTTSESHPFYTGTQKSVDNMGGRVEKFRNRFGKTTTIDK; translated from the coding sequence ATGAAAGACGGCATTCACCCCAACTACCGTGAAGTTTGCTTCCAAGACATGTCCAATGGTTTCAAGTTCGTGACCCGTTCATGCGCCAACACCAAAGAGATGATCAAAATGGAAGACGGCCGCGAGCTGCCTTTGTACAAGCTGGACACGACCAGCGAATCGCACCCCTTCTACACCGGCACGCAAAAGTCGGTCGACAACATGGGCGGCCGCGTCGAGAAGTTCCGCAACCGTTTCGGCAAAACCACCACCATCGACAAGTAA
- the trxA gene encoding thioredoxin TrxA: protein MASDLIKHITDATFEADVLQSGQPVVVDFWAEWCGPCKMIAPILDEVANAYEGKLQITKMNVDDNRDIPAKFGIRGIPTLMIFKGGQLVATKVGAMSKSQLTDFINQQLA from the coding sequence ATGGCCAGCGATTTGATCAAGCATATTACCGATGCCACATTTGAAGCCGATGTACTTCAGTCCGGTCAACCTGTGGTGGTCGATTTTTGGGCCGAATGGTGCGGGCCTTGCAAAATGATTGCCCCGATTCTTGACGAAGTCGCAAACGCCTACGAGGGCAAACTGCAAATCACCAAGATGAACGTGGACGACAACCGTGACATCCCTGCCAAATTCGGTATTCGCGGCATCCCGACATTGATGATTTTCAAGGGCGGCCAACTGGTGGCCACCAAAGTAGGTGCCATGAGCAAGTCCCAACTCACGGACTTCATCAACCAGCAACTGGCATGA
- a CDS encoding TIGR03862 family flavoprotein, translating into MTHSNSPSLFVNSPVLCVDVAIVGGGPAGLMAAEVLSSAGVSVHLFDAMPSVGRKFLLAGKGGLNLTHSESCEVFRTRFGRRQSVVGSWLDAMDAQDIRDWAHGLGVKTFVGTSGRVFPEEMKAAPLLRAWLHRLRHPVAGVPVQFHMRHRWRGWSDEVLVFEPTGIAGVHRVQAKATLLALGGASWPHLGSDGAWVALLAEKGVPVAPLQAANCGFDVLGREGQGWTAWFAKRFAGHPMKSVTLKVEADAEQPDHAASRFFRQGEFVITQTGVEGSLVYAAGASLRDDLKRGAAHFSLDLLPHLSPERVLKELSWPRGSKSLSSHLKSRLRMEGVKMGLVYELCSARQLADPQALALALKNLRVSLKKARPVAEAISTAGGVMFEALSPDLMVCAQPGVYCAGEMLDWDAPTGGYLLTASLASGWRAGQGILANF; encoded by the coding sequence ATGACACATTCGAACTCGCCTTCCCTTTTTGTGAACTCTCCAGTGTTGTGTGTGGACGTAGCCATTGTAGGTGGGGGGCCCGCAGGGTTGATGGCGGCTGAAGTCTTGTCCAGTGCAGGTGTTTCGGTGCACTTGTTTGATGCCATGCCCTCGGTAGGACGTAAATTTTTGCTGGCCGGAAAAGGGGGGCTGAATTTGACCCATTCTGAGTCCTGTGAAGTGTTTCGAACCCGATTTGGGCGACGCCAATCGGTCGTTGGTTCGTGGTTGGACGCCATGGATGCTCAGGACATCCGAGATTGGGCCCATGGTTTGGGTGTCAAGACCTTTGTTGGGACGTCTGGTCGTGTTTTCCCTGAAGAGATGAAAGCCGCGCCTTTGCTCAGGGCCTGGTTGCACCGCTTGCGACATCCTGTGGCGGGGGTGCCTGTGCAATTTCACATGCGCCATCGTTGGCGGGGGTGGTCGGATGAAGTTTTGGTGTTTGAGCCCACGGGTATTGCAGGGGTTCATCGGGTGCAGGCCAAGGCGACGCTACTCGCTTTGGGAGGTGCCAGTTGGCCACATTTGGGGTCGGACGGTGCTTGGGTGGCGTTACTGGCTGAAAAAGGCGTGCCGGTTGCGCCTTTGCAAGCGGCCAACTGTGGTTTTGATGTGCTGGGTCGAGAAGGGCAAGGCTGGACGGCCTGGTTTGCCAAAAGGTTTGCCGGTCATCCCATGAAGTCAGTGACTTTGAAAGTAGAAGCTGATGCCGAACAGCCTGACCATGCCGCTTCCAGGTTTTTCAGGCAGGGAGAATTTGTCATCACCCAGACCGGGGTGGAGGGCAGCTTGGTCTATGCCGCCGGGGCCAGTCTGCGGGATGACTTGAAACGTGGTGCCGCCCATTTTTCGCTGGATTTGTTACCCCACCTGTCGCCTGAGCGGGTGTTGAAAGAGCTCAGCTGGCCGCGTGGCAGCAAGAGTCTGTCCAGTCATCTCAAAAGCCGCCTGCGCATGGAGGGCGTCAAAATGGGCCTGGTCTATGAGTTGTGCTCTGCAAGGCAGTTGGCTGACCCACAAGCGCTGGCCCTGGCTCTCAAGAACCTGAGGGTTTCCCTGAAAAAAGCCCGCCCGGTGGCGGAGGCCATCAGCACGGCAGGAGGGGTGATGTTCGAGGCTTTGAGTCCGGACTTGATGGTTTGCGCTCAGCCAGGGGTTTATTGCGCCGGCGAAATGCTGGACTGGGACGCGCCCACTGGGGGTTATTTGTTGACGGCCAGCTTGGCCAGCGGCTGGCGGGCAGGACAGGGTATTTTGGCAAATTTTTAA
- the rho gene encoding transcription termination factor Rho — protein MHLNELKALHVSELLKQADTLEIENTGRMRKQELMFAIIKKRAKGGEQVFADGVLEILPDGFGFLRSPDSSYTASTDDIYISPSQVRRFNLHTGDMIEGEVRIPKDGERYFALTKLDKVNDDLPENNKHKVMFENLTPLFPKEQMRLERDIKGEENITSRVIDIIAPLGRGQRALIVAQPKSGKTVMMQQIAHAITANYPDVHLMVLLVDERPEEVTEMQRNVRGEVISSTFDEPASRHVHVAEMVIERAKRLVELKKDVVILLDSITRLARAYNNVVPSSGKVLSGGVDANALQRPKRFFGAARNVEEGGSLTIIATALVDTGSRMDEVIFEEFKGTGNCEIHLERRLYEKRVFPAINLNRSGTRREELLLQPEVLQKTRILRQFMYNMDEIEAMEMVLKSMKATKNNSEFFDMMRRGG, from the coding sequence ATGCATTTGAACGAACTCAAGGCACTTCATGTGTCCGAACTCCTGAAGCAAGCCGACACGCTCGAAATCGAAAACACGGGCCGCATGCGCAAACAGGAGCTGATGTTTGCCATCATCAAAAAACGCGCCAAAGGGGGCGAACAGGTCTTTGCCGACGGCGTGCTCGAGATATTGCCCGACGGTTTTGGCTTTCTGCGCAGCCCCGACTCGAGCTACACGGCCAGCACCGACGACATCTACATCAGCCCCAGCCAGGTGCGCCGCTTTAACCTGCACACGGGCGACATGATCGAAGGCGAAGTGCGCATCCCCAAAGACGGCGAGCGCTACTTTGCCCTGACCAAGCTGGACAAGGTCAACGACGACCTGCCCGAGAACAACAAACACAAGGTGATGTTCGAGAACCTGACGCCTTTGTTCCCCAAAGAACAAATGCGCCTGGAGCGTGACATCAAGGGCGAAGAAAACATCACCAGCCGTGTGATCGACATCATTGCCCCACTCGGCCGCGGCCAGCGCGCCTTGATCGTCGCGCAGCCCAAGTCGGGCAAGACGGTGATGATGCAGCAGATCGCGCATGCCATCACCGCCAACTACCCCGATGTGCACCTGATGGTCTTGCTGGTCGATGAGCGCCCTGAAGAAGTGACCGAAATGCAACGCAATGTGCGTGGCGAAGTGATCTCCTCCACCTTCGACGAACCCGCTTCGCGCCACGTTCACGTGGCCGAGATGGTGATCGAGCGCGCCAAGCGTTTGGTGGAGCTGAAAAAAGACGTGGTGATCTTGCTGGACTCGATCACCCGCCTGGCCCGCGCTTACAACAACGTGGTGCCTTCGTCGGGCAAAGTGTTGTCGGGTGGCGTGGACGCCAACGCCCTGCAGCGCCCCAAGCGCTTTTTTGGCGCGGCCCGCAATGTGGAAGAAGGCGGCAGCCTCACCATCATCGCCACAGCCTTGGTCGACACCGGCAGCCGCATGGACGAGGTGATCTTTGAAGAATTCAAAGGCACCGGCAACTGCGAAATCCATTTGGAACGCCGTTTGTACGAAAAGCGGGTGTTCCCAGCCATCAACCTGAACCGCAGCGGCACGCGCCGCGAAGAGTTGCTGCTCCAGCCCGAAGTGCTGCAAAAAACCCGCATCCTGCGTCAGTTCATGTACAACATGGACGAAATCGAGGCGATGGAGATGGTCTTGAAGAGCATGAAAGCCACCAAGAACAACTCCGAGTTCTTTGACATGATGCGACGCGGCGGTTGA